From Anopheles coluzzii chromosome 3, AcolN3, whole genome shotgun sequence, the proteins below share one genomic window:
- the LOC120956142 gene encoding uncharacterized protein LOC120956142 — protein MTAICFSCAEPLEATGCIISCAYCDATFHRGCCKLPPELIDAVLSNVDLHWSCIGCTNMLKNPRCRSVKEIGAQVDFQAALNSAVAAIGKLVEPIVAEVRSGFTLLQTASTPHNRNSDPRPATGGKRRRIIEDSASPGVNKIVNSRGNILCAASSPNAYTNTTIAVQPGPTQPHELVGTDPLSSPLQAAPREPFTDRIWIRLSRLSTAVTVEQVVVSVKRRLATDDVKAYCLLRRGVSVDSMNWLSFKERV, from the coding sequence ATGACGGCTATTTGCTTCTCGTGTGCTGAACCGCTAGAGGCCACCGGCTGCATCATCAGTTGTGCATATTGTGACGCTACGTTCCACCGCGGCTGTTGCAAATTGCCCCCCGAGCTGATTGACGCAGTATTGTCCAATGTCGACCTGCACTGGAGCTGCATTGGCTGCACTAACATGCTTAAAAATCCGCGCTGCCGTTCGGTAAAAGAAATAGGCGCCCAGGTCGATTTCCAAGCCGCCCTCAACTCAGCTGTAGCAGCTATTGGCAAGCTCGTTGAGCCTATTGTCGCCGAAGTTCGCAGTGGTTTTACCCTCCTTCAAACTGCATCCACGCCTCACAATCGGAACTCTGATCCTCGACCAGCTACTGGTGGAAAGCGGAGGCGTATAATCGAGGATTCGGCATCTCCTGgtgtaaacaaaattgtaaacaGTCGCGGCAACATCCTTTGTGCCGCGTCATCGCCAAACGCATACACCAACACCACGATTGCCGTCCAGCCGGGACCTACACAACCGCATGAACTGGTGGGAACCGATCCATTATCATCACCGCTTCAAGCTGCACCTCGTGAGCCATTCACAGATAGGATCTGGATCCGCCTATCCCGCTTATCAACGGCCGTCACTGTGGAACAAGTGGTCGTTTCTGTAAAGCGTCGCTTAGCCACCGATGACGTTAAAGCGTATTGTCTGCTGAGAAGAGGGGTTAGTGTGGACAGCATGAATTGGCTTTCATTCAAAGAGAGAGTCTGA